A genomic segment from Lytechinus variegatus isolate NC3 chromosome 10, Lvar_3.0, whole genome shotgun sequence encodes:
- the LOC121422874 gene encoding mapk-regulated corepressor-interacting protein 1-like has protein sequence MYKLTQGPSKFNIQKRRGLQQPVDEGESGRSMINPQTSPRPSFSSAVISGRKKDHHSKHSHLEPGLSVDHFGRDHYELVKMLNAEWERTQKELNDCRQGRKGTCVEEFVDKEENPSLRYFKPFDWDSLCLTRLMPVLDGET, from the exons ATGTATAAATTGACTCAAGGTCCAAGCAAGTTCAATATTCAGAAGAGGAGGG GATTACAGCAGCCAGTAGATGAAGGAGAAAGTGGCCGTAGCATGATTAA CCCACAGACTTCACCTAGACCTTCCTTTAGTAGTGCTGTTATATCTGGCAGAAAAAAAGATCATCACTCAAAACACTCACATCTAGAACCAGGGCTTTCTGTCGACCACTTTGGACGAGACCACTATGAACTAGTCAAGATGTTAAATGCAG AATGGGAAAGAACACAAAAAGAACTCAATGACTGTAGACAGGGAAGAAAAG gAACGTGTGTAGAGGAATTTGTAGATAAAGAAGAAAATCCATCTCTTAGAT ATTTCAAGCCATTTGACTGGGACAGCCTATGCCTTACAAGACTCATGCCAGTTCTTGATGGAGAAACGTAA